The genomic interval TGCGCCTGTCCTGACTGCCGCGATCTGTCCCCGAGCGACCAGAACGTCCGCGCGATGAACGCGATGGCAGAAGCCCTGGTCGCCTACCGCTCGACGGCTCGACTGGCGTACTTGGCGTACTGGAACACGCTGAACCCACCGACGTCCATCACGCCTTCGCCGGCGCTCTTCCTGGAGTACGCGCCGATCCGTCGGGAATCCTCTCGTCCGCTGGACGACCCATCCAGCGATGCGAACGCCGAACATCTGTCGAACCTACGGCGACTTGCGGCTGCGTTTGACATGACGGGTTCCCAGGTTCTCGAGTATTGGATCGATGCGTCCCGCTTCTCCGGGTGGAAGCGACCGAGTATCCAGATTCCGTTCTACGCCGACGCGATCCGCTCGGACGTGCGAACCTATTCGGGGCTGGGTTTCGACAGTGCGACATCCTTCGGCGTATACCTCGACGCCGACTACGTCCAACGCTACGGGAAGCCGCCCATCACCGAGTACGGCAGACTGCTGGCGTCGAAGTGATCGCAGGTCGAGGCAGCCGCTACTCGGTTCCAGCATCGAGACCGGAGGGCAGCGATGGCACGCGCGTTGCCGGTGCACGCATCCCAACTGCGAGCGGCTGCCCCAACTCGCTGAGCGTGAGACGCCGCGCAAGCTGAAAGTCGCCTCGACCCGATGCGACGTAGAGGTACACGACCCCCGTATCTCTGTCGAAGAACGTCAGCGTGCTCGTCCCGCCGGTCGTGCTGAACCCGAAATCCACGTTCTGGAACTTGCCGAGATACTGCGCCTTCGCGGACGGCACGAGCCCACGGCTGACCATCAGGACAGCCACGGCACCCAGCACGAAGGCAACCAACCATGAACCCCATCGGCGAACCATGGCTTCTCCCCCAAGATGATCCTCTCGGCGCTGCGAAACGCGATTGCGCTGCGCGCACGAGTGGCATAGAATCGCGAACACGTCACCAACGTCGCAAACAGCGGAGGCACGACCCCGAACATGGCGGACAAAGCCCACCGTCGATCGCCTGCCCAGTCGGCAGGGACGGCAGCGAAGAGCTATGCAGGCGCACAGATGGCGGAAACCGACTTCGCCAAGGCGACCCTCATCCGAACCGACTTCGCGAGGGCGAACCTGCGCTTCGCCAACTTCAACAGGGCGGATCTTCGAGGCGCGAACTTCGCAGGAGCGGACCTGAGCCAGGCGAGCTTTGTCGGGGCAGACCTGAGGGGTGCGGACTTCACGAACGCCGCGATGAACGGGTGCTTCCTCAGCGGAGCCAAGATCGGCGGTGCGAGGTTCGACGGCGCGAAGCTGCAGGAGGCGATGCTGGGCGACGCCAACCCACAACTCGACCACGCGTACGATCCTCCGACCTCCTTTGCCGGAGCCGACCTGAGCCGCGCGGTGTTCCGTCGGTGCGACCTGAACGGCGTCGTTCTCAGAGGCGCGAACCTGACTCACGCCTATCTGTACGAAGCCCTGATCCGCGGAGCCGATCTGGAGGACGCTCAACTCGAAGGCGCTAGAATCCGTCGTCTTACGCTCGACGCTCTCCCCTAGCCGGGATCGGCTAGACGACGTTGCGCGGATCCTCGCGGGCGGCATCCGGGAGCCGACCGTCGTGGATCAGCCCCTCTCGGTAGCGCAGCAGGTTGCTCAGGTAGTGTTCCCGCGTCGTCGCCTCTGCCTCAGGATGTCCTGACAACAGGCATTCACGGCAGAACCCGCCGATCTTGTCGATCCCTTCCATCAGGACCTTGCCCACGTCCTGGATGGCTCCGCCCTCCAGTGCCAGTTCCGCGCGGGCGATGGTGTTCATCATGAGGATGTACCCTTTGTACTGGTAGATCCCCCATGCCAGCTCATCGTCGGCGTAGCGTCGCGCCAGGTCGCAGGTGTCCAGATTGGTTCGCGTGTCTCGCTCGACGTCCCCCCACCGATGGATGCCGGAGCAGAACAAGTAGCGAACGTAGCGGTCGGCGCTCTCCGCAAAGAGCCGACGCCACGTGGCAGGTTCCAGGCTGAAGCCGGCGTCCGTCTCGTGCTCGCTCTTGAACTCTTCAAGCCGATGCCTGACCAACGCATGCAGCGACTCGAATCCGTCGATGAGCCGTCCATCTGGACGCCCTGTCACGTACAGACGCGTCACGCTGAACCGGTTCGCCTGTACGATGAGCACTTCTCTGCCGTCGTCTCGTCGCAGCACACGGACCTGCGTGTCGCTGTCATAGCCGATTGCGTCGAGGATCTGATCCAGGGCCTCGATCGTCAGGTCGTCGCGGTTGAGGCTCGCCTTCGCCATGTGCGCCTCTCCGTCGCTTCCTATGCCGTCGTGTGAGTCTACCACCGTCGGGCTCGACACGCGAGTACGGGCAGGTCGCGGCGCGAGCGATCCACAGCGGCGTCACTGCGCCGCGACGTCCGCCCAAGCGCCAGATGCGTGAGACTGCTGCGCCGCCTCAAGGACAGCCTGCACGGCGAAGCCGTCGTCAAACGATGGCGAGCCGACCCGCCCTTCGA from Candidatus Poribacteria bacterium carries:
- a CDS encoding pentapeptide repeat-containing protein, whose product is MADKAHRRSPAQSAGTAAKSYAGAQMAETDFAKATLIRTDFARANLRFANFNRADLRGANFAGADLSQASFVGADLRGADFTNAAMNGCFLSGAKIGGARFDGAKLQEAMLGDANPQLDHAYDPPTSFAGADLSRAVFRRCDLNGVVLRGANLTHAYLYEALIRGADLEDAQLEGARIRRLTLDALP
- a CDS encoding DUF4838 domain-containing protein, coding for MSFDRRGIVLAPVDLQGMVDTWLEWLSEAELNVLGLHSDVEGLKAFIASDEGKRCLSGAESRGIVVEYEIHAMAWLLPRGLHADRQAWFRMDDNGERVPDANLCTASPDALARIAERAVEVAKALQPVTDRYYLWADDAQPWCACPDCRDLSPSDQNVRAMNAMAEALVAYRSTARLAYLAYWNTLNPPTSITPSPALFLEYAPIRRESSRPLDDPSSDANAEHLSNLRRLAAAFDMTGSQVLEYWIDASRFSGWKRPSIQIPFYADAIRSDVRTYSGLGFDSATSFGVYLDADYVQRYGKPPITEYGRLLASK
- a CDS encoding DNA helicase UvrBC, which translates into the protein MAKASLNRDDLTIEALDQILDAIGYDSDTQVRVLRRDDGREVLIVQANRFSVTRLYVTGRPDGRLIDGFESLHALVRHRLEEFKSEHETDAGFSLEPATWRRLFAESADRYVRYLFCSGIHRWGDVERDTRTNLDTCDLARRYADDELAWGIYQYKGYILMMNTIARAELALEGGAIQDVGKVLMEGIDKIGGFCRECLLSGHPEAEATTREHYLSNLLRYREGLIHDGRLPDAAREDPRNVV